The Nitrospirales bacterium genome includes a window with the following:
- a CDS encoding sigma-54 dependent transcriptional regulator has product MASARVLIVDDETETCSLLHEIMEKEGYDVHTTYDGQSALNVVKQQALDVVLSDIQMPGMSGIELLGAIHEHQPRTQVILLTAYGSLNTAIEGIKAGAFDYLSKPFVLDEIRTGVRRAIEHKHSLEESQMLREQVSSSNPLSNIQGNSPALVTVYKLIARVAPTDSTVLIQGESGTGKELIARAIYANSSRKDGPFVAVDCGTLAETLLESELFGHEKGSFTGAVSSKKGLLESAHGGTCFLDEIGDISPVLQSKLLRVLQEHEIRRVGGVASLEVDVRILAATNKNLKKLVEQGKFREDLYYRLNVVTIVLPPLRDRFQDIPTLVDHFLAKYGTMGSKKVTNVGSQAMALLMQYDWPGNVRELEHTIEHAIVMAGRSTIMPQDLPETITSQGASKPASPSAWKTLEQLEREHILRVLEAYHGDEARTAEILGVHRKTIQRKLKEYGYQ; this is encoded by the coding sequence ATGGCATCGGCACGCGTACTCATCGTTGACGATGAAACGGAAACCTGCTCGCTTCTCCATGAGATCATGGAAAAAGAGGGCTACGACGTGCATACGACCTATGATGGCCAATCGGCGCTGAACGTCGTCAAACAGCAAGCGCTTGACGTGGTATTGAGTGACATCCAGATGCCTGGCATGAGCGGCATTGAATTGTTGGGAGCAATTCACGAACACCAACCCAGAACCCAAGTGATCCTGCTCACAGCCTATGGGTCCCTGAATACCGCGATCGAAGGGATCAAGGCCGGCGCATTCGATTATTTGAGTAAACCCTTTGTCCTTGATGAAATTCGAACGGGGGTTCGCCGTGCCATTGAACATAAACATTCCCTGGAAGAGAGCCAGATGCTTCGGGAGCAAGTCTCTTCGTCCAATCCGCTGAGCAATATCCAAGGGAATAGTCCGGCCTTGGTGACGGTCTATAAATTGATCGCCCGCGTGGCCCCCACTGATTCGACGGTCTTGATCCAAGGCGAAAGCGGCACGGGCAAAGAACTCATTGCGCGTGCCATTTATGCGAACAGCTCACGAAAAGACGGCCCGTTCGTGGCGGTCGACTGTGGAACACTCGCAGAAACTCTGCTGGAAAGTGAATTGTTCGGGCATGAAAAAGGGTCCTTTACCGGGGCCGTCTCCAGCAAAAAGGGTTTATTGGAATCCGCGCATGGCGGAACATGTTTTTTAGATGAAATCGGCGATATTTCACCCGTACTCCAGAGCAAACTGCTTCGCGTGCTGCAGGAACATGAGATTCGCCGGGTAGGTGGTGTCGCATCGCTTGAGGTCGATGTGCGGATTTTGGCCGCCACGAACAAAAATTTAAAGAAATTAGTCGAACAGGGAAAGTTTCGAGAGGATCTGTACTACCGGCTCAATGTGGTTACGATCGTCCTCCCTCCCCTTCGAGACCGATTTCAAGACATTCCAACCCTCGTCGATCACTTTCTGGCGAAGTATGGAACCATGGGGTCCAAAAAGGTCACGAACGTCGGTTCACAAGCGATGGCTCTCCTCATGCAATATGACTGGCCGGGTAATGTTCGTGAGCTTGAACATACGATTGAACATGCTATTGTGATGGCCGGACGTTCGACAATCATGCCTCAAGACCTTCCTGAAACCATTACTTCGCAGGGAGCATCGAAGCCCGCTTCTCCAAGTGCCTGGAAGACGTTAGAACAACTCGAACGCGAACATATCCTTCGCGTGCTAGAAGCCTATCACGGCGATGAAGCTCGAACCGCTGAAATCCTGGGGGTCCACCGGAAAACGATTCAACGCAAACTGAAAGAATACGGATACCAATAG
- a CDS encoding ATP-binding protein — MPKKSDYSVMESTEELKQRNEELAQVNERLAGDQRELLKQQRLAVLGKLVATMAHKIGTPLTAISGHLQLLLEDTNLSEAVYQRLQLIYQQTHRLNTVMKDLLNFARTPTLTLEAVSVPHCLDQSLQLFHPVLEKQSIRLITHWSPALPLACADFLQLQEAINNLIDNAIDAMSKGGELTVCARPESLQGTGLQETGICIEIRDTGPGIPKDVLDSVFQPFFTTKGIGEGTGLGLAIASEIAQQHNGKLSVQSTVGQGSKFFLWLPSWNEKT, encoded by the coding sequence TTGCCTAAAAAATCAGATTATTCCGTGATGGAATCGACTGAAGAGCTGAAACAGCGCAACGAAGAGCTGGCCCAGGTCAACGAACGGTTGGCTGGAGATCAGCGGGAATTGCTCAAGCAACAACGGTTAGCCGTGTTGGGCAAACTGGTCGCGACGATGGCTCACAAAATTGGGACACCGCTCACGGCCATCTCCGGACATCTTCAACTATTGCTAGAAGATACAAATCTATCCGAAGCTGTGTACCAGAGGCTTCAGCTCATCTATCAGCAGACCCATCGGCTGAATACGGTCATGAAAGATTTGTTGAACTTTGCCAGAACTCCGACTCTTACGCTCGAAGCGGTTTCAGTCCCGCACTGTCTGGATCAATCCCTTCAATTGTTTCACCCGGTACTTGAGAAGCAATCCATACGTCTTATCACTCATTGGTCCCCAGCGTTACCACTTGCCTGCGCAGACTTCTTACAACTTCAGGAGGCCATCAATAACCTCATCGATAACGCGATTGACGCCATGTCCAAAGGCGGGGAATTGACCGTCTGCGCGCGGCCGGAATCTCTGCAAGGAACAGGGCTTCAGGAAACAGGAATTTGCATCGAAATTCGAGACACAGGACCGGGGATTCCCAAGGATGTCCTCGATTCGGTCTTTCAACCCTTCTTCACGACCAAGGGTATTGGTGAGGGGACGGGGTTAGGGTTAGCGATTGCCTCTGAAATCGCGCAACAACACAACGGGAAACTTTCTGTGCAAAGCACGGTGGGACAGGGGAGCAAGTTTTTTCTCTGGCTTCCCTCATGGAATGAGAAAACCTGA
- a CDS encoding periplasmic heavy metal sensor, with amino-acid sequence MQKTAQAILLSSIMMFLFSAPVLADMDHMQKGHHTGHHRGDMNYGKKSHEVSCWTETLTDDQKAKFAKMRLELKKAKSLLKAQIKVKKIELVTLVTEDNPDQSAIDQKINEILALKKQKMQKKYAFKIAIRSMLTPEQRVQFDMSLLKKAVHGKGQGYQKKSGHKNYGHR; translated from the coding sequence ATGCAAAAGACTGCACAAGCGATTCTTCTTTCATCCATCATGATGTTCCTTTTCAGCGCCCCTGTGTTAGCTGATATGGACCATATGCAGAAGGGACATCATACCGGCCATCATCGCGGGGACATGAATTATGGCAAGAAATCTCACGAGGTCTCCTGTTGGACAGAAACATTGACCGACGACCAAAAGGCCAAATTCGCAAAGATGCGGCTGGAACTCAAGAAGGCCAAAAGCCTTTTGAAGGCTCAAATCAAAGTCAAAAAAATTGAGCTGGTGACACTGGTGACGGAGGATAACCCGGACCAAAGCGCCATTGACCAGAAGATCAATGAGATTTTGGCGTTAAAGAAGCAGAAAATGCAGAAAAAATATGCCTTCAAAATCGCGATCCGCAGCATGTTAACTCCCGAACAGCGAGTGCAATTCGATATGAGTCTGCTCAAAAAAGCCGTACACGGGAAAGGTCAGGGATATCAGAAGAAGTCTGGCCATAAAAATTACGGACATCGGTAA
- a CDS encoding YkgJ family cysteine cluster protein, whose product MDTRIHGRLTKKLNRLTRTALSTNGVVDPATVRIKKSRGSFQMPDCSSCRDRCCVHKKRGEGILLSLRDIAALTDNGLGEFIVGRYTFKKKHGTVLPEIDNMPRLRKKNGNCIFYEETSGLCTQYGLRPIICRRFPYEIEFKPTKSREVTIARFIPGLPCPKIATDEQEASVRQMVADAIEDENISSQDDQLLPTHHEELRTLGFAPYLPDPEDCPSKA is encoded by the coding sequence ATGGATACGAGAATACACGGGAGACTGACTAAGAAACTCAATCGCCTGACGCGAACGGCACTATCAACCAACGGTGTGGTGGATCCGGCGACCGTCAGGATTAAGAAATCCCGTGGATCCTTCCAGATGCCCGACTGCAGCAGTTGTCGGGACCGCTGTTGCGTTCATAAAAAACGGGGAGAAGGCATTCTCCTTTCTCTCCGGGATATTGCGGCTCTCACAGACAACGGACTCGGAGAGTTCATCGTCGGCCGGTACACATTCAAGAAGAAGCATGGCACCGTCCTGCCGGAAATCGATAACATGCCACGTCTGAGGAAGAAGAACGGCAACTGCATTTTCTACGAGGAAACATCCGGGCTGTGTACACAATACGGCCTGCGCCCCATCATCTGCCGCCGGTTCCCGTATGAGATCGAATTCAAGCCCACGAAGTCACGTGAGGTGACGATCGCCAGATTTATTCCCGGACTTCCCTGCCCAAAGATTGCCACTGACGAACAAGAAGCATCCGTTCGACAAATGGTCGCCGATGCTATCGAGGATGAAAACATCTCCTCTCAAGACGATCAGCTCCTTCCAACCCATCACGAAGAACTCAGAACGTTGGGGTTCGCTCCCTATCTTCCCGATCCAGAAGACTGTCCGTCGAAAGCGTAG
- a CDS encoding CBS domain-containing protein has protein sequence MLEKIMQTKLKTIPYGATIIEAAEKMRQESIGGLLIEGKGGFVGFLTDTDIVRKGVGNKKNLTDTKVEELMSTTLPTIQVSKTSHEAFDLMGDLGLRHLLICNGDEIVGLVSLRDLLLYFRSLEPNIGVD, from the coding sequence ATGCTTGAAAAAATTATGCAGACTAAACTGAAGACCATACCCTATGGGGCCACCATTATCGAAGCGGCCGAAAAAATGCGGCAAGAAAGCATTGGCGGACTTTTGATCGAAGGTAAGGGCGGATTCGTGGGATTCCTCACAGATACCGACATTGTACGCAAGGGCGTCGGAAACAAAAAAAACTTAACCGATACCAAAGTCGAAGAGCTTATGAGCACGACATTACCCACCATTCAAGTATCTAAAACATCCCATGAAGCCTTTGACCTCATGGGTGATCTTGGACTCCGGCATCTCTTGATCTGTAATGGTGACGAAATCGTCGGATTGGTCTCGTTACGGGATCTCCTGTTGTATTTTCGAAGCCTCGAACCCAACATCGGGGTTGATTAA
- a CDS encoding SDR family NAD(P)-dependent oxidoreductase has translation MNMRHTAIVTGVGSGLGASLVRKLAKEGYRVGMFARSRDYIHRLEQELNTKETVAIGIPTDISDPAQVRNGYETIREKFGPVDLLINHAGNAAWKEFADLTPKDFEQAWRVCAYGSFLCTQEAVTDMMSLQRGTILFSGATSSIRGRKGGLAFSSAKFAVRGLADSLARELWPHNIHVAHVVIDGAIDTPHLREQDSPTSTEPLLNPDDMAEAYWGLVQQPRNAWSLELDLRPYNEDFFT, from the coding sequence ATGAATATGCGACACACAGCAATAGTGACGGGAGTGGGGTCCGGCCTTGGGGCCTCCCTCGTACGAAAACTCGCTAAAGAAGGATATCGGGTCGGAATGTTCGCGCGGTCGCGTGATTACATTCACCGCCTAGAGCAAGAGCTCAATACGAAGGAAACGGTTGCCATAGGCATTCCCACAGATATTTCCGACCCTGCGCAAGTTCGGAATGGCTATGAGACGATTCGCGAGAAGTTCGGGCCGGTCGATCTCCTCATTAATCACGCCGGAAATGCCGCATGGAAAGAGTTTGCGGACCTGACCCCAAAGGACTTTGAACAAGCCTGGCGCGTCTGTGCCTATGGCAGTTTTCTCTGCACCCAGGAGGCGGTCACCGACATGATGAGCCTGCAACGGGGAACGATACTGTTCAGCGGGGCCACGTCGTCTATTCGTGGCAGGAAAGGGGGGCTCGCCTTTAGCAGCGCCAAATTTGCTGTTCGAGGTTTGGCCGATTCACTGGCGCGAGAACTTTGGCCGCATAACATCCATGTCGCTCATGTCGTCATTGACGGAGCCATTGATACTCCACATCTTCGAGAGCAGGACTCTCCAACGTCAACGGAACCGCTTCTGAATCCAGATGACATGGCCGAAGCGTACTGGGGGCTCGTTCAACAACCACGTAACGCCTGGTCCCTAGAACTCGATTTGCGCCCGTATAATGAAGACTTTTTTACATGA
- a CDS encoding type II toxin-antitoxin system VapC family toxin: protein MPQPKKPRLVDTNVLLRYLVGDEPRQTERATSLMERVEDGSEELDIPPVVVAEMIWTLEKFYEVPRRDIAQKLMTIFSFKGVRGPETSIISTALRSYASTKIDFVDCYLASRANEQNMVLYSFDKKDFSRLKTRWQSP from the coding sequence TTGCCACAGCCAAAGAAGCCACGGCTCGTTGATACCAATGTTCTTCTACGATATTTAGTCGGCGATGAACCCAGACAGACTGAACGAGCGACATCTCTCATGGAACGTGTTGAAGATGGATCCGAAGAACTCGATATTCCTCCGGTCGTTGTCGCTGAGATGATATGGACACTTGAGAAATTTTACGAAGTACCTCGACGTGATATTGCGCAAAAACTGATGACGATTTTCAGCTTCAAAGGCGTAAGAGGGCCGGAAACGAGTATCATCTCTACCGCATTACGGTCATATGCTTCCACAAAAATTGATTTCGTCGACTGTTATCTAGCCTCACGGGCAAATGAGCAAAACATGGTTTTGTACTCCTTTGACAAAAAGGATTTCAGTCGGCTCAAGACCCGCTGGCAATCCCCCTGA
- a CDS encoding AbrB/MazE/SpoVT family DNA-binding domain-containing protein, which produces MSATLSSKGQITIPKRIRETLKIKEGDAVDFVLENGDVKLKGIPRGRAKALAGSLRHFAKGKSDSKNIREITRRKVAIATAKEATAR; this is translated from the coding sequence ATGTCAGCAACCTTGTCATCAAAAGGACAGATCACGATCCCGAAACGAATACGAGAAACGCTGAAGATAAAAGAGGGTGATGCAGTCGATTTTGTTCTTGAGAATGGCGACGTAAAACTCAAGGGAATTCCCAGGGGGCGGGCGAAGGCCCTCGCAGGATCCCTACGTCACTTTGCGAAAGGAAAGTCCGATAGCAAGAACATTCGGGAAATAACCAGAAGGAAGGTGGCCATTGCCACAGCCAAAGAAGCCACGGCTCGTTGA
- a CDS encoding ATP-binding protein, producing the protein MNEQFISRLLYRAEGEALDFKQTQYPFEKTHEEAKRSEILKDILAFANGWRTEEACILLGVIEGQTQVSKVVGVSHHLSDSNLQQFINSKINRPIRFSYQPLDYKGLKVGAILIPVQKRPFYAIKDYGIVKKDVVYVRRGSSCAEADMDEVAQMGKEELHKEQTPNLEMQFADISSRNSLGTNLNCKCRLLEISSDVQIYLDKKARRGYDWEEVMRTDDPLYHHNLVKYLIEKEPLHAIGFTIQNLSGVLGKNVRIEICGPNEDHLLILDETSYPTRPENTRLKIPNVFSPISQPCIELKTHSQRWTLVAKMGDIQPRATSWSDDCFYIGATRTSEFELEAKIFADNLANPITIPIRLSFEIYQGKLVPDDLTTELERE; encoded by the coding sequence ATGAATGAACAATTTATTAGTCGCTTGTTGTATAGAGCTGAAGGTGAAGCTTTGGATTTCAAGCAAACTCAATATCCATTTGAGAAAACTCATGAGGAGGCAAAAAGAAGTGAGATACTAAAAGATATCTTAGCCTTTGCTAACGGCTGGAGAACGGAGGAAGCTTGCATTCTTCTCGGTGTAATTGAAGGTCAAACTCAGGTCAGTAAGGTAGTTGGAGTTTCTCATCATTTATCCGATTCAAATCTTCAACAGTTCATAAATTCAAAAATCAATCGACCTATACGCTTTTCCTATCAACCCTTGGATTACAAAGGACTTAAAGTAGGCGCAATCCTGATCCCTGTTCAAAAACGGCCATTCTACGCAATTAAGGACTATGGAATTGTTAAGAAAGATGTTGTTTACGTCCGAAGGGGCAGTTCTTGTGCCGAAGCAGACATGGATGAAGTAGCTCAAATGGGCAAGGAAGAATTACACAAAGAGCAAACCCCAAATCTTGAGATGCAATTTGCGGATATATCTTCTAGGAACAGCTTGGGGACGAATCTAAATTGTAAATGTCGACTATTAGAAATATCCTCAGATGTGCAAATTTATTTAGATAAGAAAGCACGTCGAGGCTACGACTGGGAAGAAGTAATGAGAACGGATGATCCTTTATATCATCATAATCTTGTAAAATATCTAATTGAAAAAGAACCATTACATGCAATTGGGTTCACGATCCAAAACCTTTCAGGTGTGTTGGGAAAGAATGTTAGGATAGAAATTTGCGGTCCAAATGAAGACCATTTACTTATTTTAGACGAGACATCCTATCCCACTAGACCAGAGAACACGCGATTAAAAATACCTAACGTATTCTCACCTATTAGTCAGCCCTGCATAGAATTAAAAACCCATTCCCAAAGATGGACCCTTGTGGCCAAGATGGGCGACATTCAACCTCGTGCTACATCATGGTCTGATGATTGTTTTTACATCGGCGCAACAAGAACTTCTGAATTTGAGCTAGAGGCTAAAATCTTTGCAGATAATCTTGCTAACCCCATCACTATTCCAATCCGCTTAAGTTTTGAAATATATCAAGGGAAACTTGTTCCAGATGATTTAACAACAGAATTAGAAAGAGAATAG